The following proteins are encoded in a genomic region of Candidatus Diapherotrites archaeon:
- the ftsZ gene encoding cell division protein FtsZ, with protein MVIGCGGAGCNTVNRLATMGISGAQLVAINTDKQHLALVSDELTKILIGKSVTRGLGAGGYPEIGSKAAEVSRGALEEVLSGVDLLFVCAGMGGGTGTGSAPIVSEIAKEQGAIVIAMVTYPFALEKARLIKAEEGIDALRGVTDTVVVIDNNRLVELVPNLPIQDAFKVADEVIARTVRGITETITQPSLINLDYADVRSVMSNKGLSVIAVGESKSVNKVGEVVEDTLKNALLDVDITGATGALIHITGGPELTLGDANAVGELLTERIDPNATVIWGARVDPTFENKMEVITVFTGVHSPYIKSGSPESSSASSRSRGSGRNDIGLDFIR; from the coding sequence ATGGTTATTGGCTGCGGCGGCGCAGGCTGCAACACAGTCAACAGGCTCGCAACAATGGGCATCAGCGGCGCACAGCTTGTCGCAATCAACACTGACAAGCAGCACCTCGCATTGGTGAGCGACGAGCTGACAAAGATTCTTATCGGAAAGTCCGTGACGCGCGGTCTTGGCGCGGGCGGCTACCCTGAAATCGGCTCGAAGGCAGCGGAAGTTTCAAGGGGCGCACTGGAAGAGGTTTTGTCCGGCGTCGACTTGTTGTTTGTCTGCGCGGGCATGGGCGGCGGCACGGGCACAGGCTCAGCGCCGATTGTTTCCGAAATCGCAAAGGAGCAGGGCGCAATTGTCATTGCAATGGTCACCTATCCTTTCGCTTTGGAAAAGGCAAGGCTCATCAAGGCCGAGGAAGGCATTGACGCTTTGCGCGGCGTAACCGACACGGTTGTCGTAATCGACAACAACAGGCTTGTCGAACTGGTGCCGAACCTGCCGATTCAGGACGCATTCAAGGTTGCGGACGAAGTCATAGCAAGGACAGTCAGGGGCATAACCGAAACAATAACCCAGCCGTCTTTGATCAACCTGGACTACGCGGACGTCAGGTCTGTAATGAGCAACAAGGGCCTTTCAGTCATAGCAGTCGGCGAATCCAAGTCGGTCAACAAGGTCGGCGAGGTTGTCGAGGACACCCTCAAGAACGCCTTGCTTGACGTTGACATCACCGGGGCAACGGGCGCGCTCATCCACATCACCGGCGGACCCGAACTGACTCTTGGAGATGCGAACGCCGTCGGCGAACTGCTCACGGAAAGGATCGATCCCAATGCAACGGTCATCTGGGGTGCGAGGGTTGACCCGACCTTTGAAAACAAGATGGAAGTCATCACGGTTTTCACTGGCGTGCACTCCCCTTACATAAAGAGCGGGAGTCCGGAGTCCTCCTCTGCTTCGTCAAGAAGCAGGGGCAGCGGCAGGAACGACATAGGCCTGGATTTCATCAGGTAA
- a CDS encoding PIN domain-containing protein, producing the protein MAGNDLGGKKGLIDSNILIYAYDASETEKHPLAAEFVSEMVLNGSAVFSAQVFSEFSSAATEKLENALGTETAKQILLDLSKASRVVSHNEKTVIEALNVKQACKVHFWDALVAATMREHGITVIFTENEKDFRKISWIEAINPLKRR; encoded by the coding sequence ATGGCAGGAAATGACTTGGGCGGCAAAAAAGGCCTCATTGATTCAAACATTCTGATTTACGCTTATGACGCAAGTGAAACCGAGAAGCATCCGCTGGCCGCGGAATTCGTTTCAGAAATGGTTTTGAATGGCAGCGCGGTTTTTTCGGCCCAGGTTTTTTCGGAATTCTCTTCGGCTGCCACGGAAAAGCTTGAAAACGCGTTAGGCACTGAAACAGCCAAGCAAATCCTGCTGGACCTGTCAAAAGCATCAAGGGTTGTTTCGCACAACGAAAAAACGGTTATCGAAGCCCTAAACGTAAAGCAGGCGTGCAAAGTCCATTTCTGGGACGCGCTTGTCGCGGCAACAATGCGCGAGCACGGAATAACCGTGATTTTCACGGAAAACGAGAAAGATTTCAGAAAAATAAGCTGGATCGAAGCAATCAACCCGCTAAAAAGGCGCTAA
- the thiE gene encoding thiamine phosphate synthase, with translation MRGWNLYFITDSRLTVKTVLDDAEAAVNAGVRAVQYREKSLDSRTMSETAKKLKKICAGRADFIVDDRLDIALASDADGLHAGEDDLSVEDIRRHFSGILGRTVHSVEQARRADDFHVDYLSLGHIFPTSTKHHSTPPLGLEVLRETRAAVSKPLGAIGGIKAENVESVICAGADFACMVSEIACAENVREKAAQIEALIRNAKASVRKGKHLEVQS, from the coding sequence ATGCGCGGCTGGAACCTTTATTTCATAACCGATTCGCGGCTTACAGTAAAAACCGTTCTGGATGACGCCGAAGCGGCCGTCAATGCCGGCGTCAGGGCCGTGCAATACCGCGAAAAAAGCCTTGATTCGCGCACGATGTCGGAAACCGCGAAAAAGCTGAAAAAAATCTGCGCCGGCAGGGCGGACTTCATTGTTGACGACAGGCTGGACATTGCCCTTGCCTCTGACGCTGACGGGTTGCACGCCGGCGAAGACGACTTAAGCGTGGAAGACATCCGAAGGCATTTTTCCGGCATTCTGGGCCGTACCGTGCATTCTGTTGAACAGGCACGGCGGGCCGATGATTTTCATGTCGACTACCTGAGCCTCGGCCACATTTTTCCGACAAGCACAAAACACCATTCAACCCCGCCTCTCGGTCTTGAAGTTCTAAGGGAAACGCGTGCGGCTGTTTCCAAGCCGCTTGGCGCAATCGGCGGAATAAAAGCGGAAAACGTTGAATCGGTCATCTGCGCGGGCGCGGATTTCGCATGCATGGTTTCGGAAATCGCCTGTGCGGAAAACGTGCGGGAAAAGGCGGCGCAAATCGAGGCGCTGATCCGAAATGCAAAGGCAAGCGTGCGCAAAGGCAAACATTTGGAGGTGCAATCTTGA
- a CDS encoding thiazole biosynthesis protein yields MAKTEIDEKDISQAIISEFMQELYSCTDADAIVIGSGPAGTIAAWKLAEKGHKVVVMEKNIKPGGGMYLGGMLMNKLVVEENAMHLLREAGVRSMKPYKDSLYVGDACEVSTKLLAKALDAGARMLNAVEVVDVVYRDDGIKGVVANWHAVSNYPEWVTCVDPLAFRSKIVIDASGHATEIVSVAGDKIGFPVRGREGSMWADKSEKVTVEQTQEIYPGLVVCGMAVNSAYGLPRMGPIFGAMFLSGEKAAQIAHEKLGQIEKEQVKAKK; encoded by the coding sequence ATGGCTAAAACTGAAATAGACGAAAAGGACATTTCGCAGGCGATAATTTCGGAGTTCATGCAGGAACTCTATTCGTGCACGGATGCCGATGCCATAGTGATTGGCTCCGGGCCTGCCGGCACGATTGCGGCATGGAAGCTTGCCGAAAAAGGCCATAAAGTGGTGGTAATGGAAAAAAACATCAAGCCGGGCGGGGGCATGTATCTGGGCGGAATGCTGATGAACAAGCTTGTCGTCGAGGAAAATGCAATGCATTTGCTCAGGGAAGCGGGCGTCAGGTCGATGAAGCCCTACAAGGACAGCCTCTATGTCGGGGACGCATGCGAGGTTTCCACAAAGCTGCTTGCAAAGGCCCTTGATGCCGGCGCAAGAATGCTGAACGCGGTCGAAGTGGTTGACGTGGTTTACCGCGACGACGGCATAAAAGGAGTCGTAGCAAACTGGCACGCCGTCTCAAACTACCCGGAATGGGTTACCTGCGTCGACCCGCTGGCGTTCAGGTCAAAAATAGTCATTGACGCGTCAGGCCATGCAACAGAAATAGTTTCCGTTGCCGGCGACAAAATCGGGTTTCCAGTGCGCGGCAGAGAGGGCAGCATGTGGGCCGACAAATCCGAAAAAGTGACGGTCGAACAGACGCAGGAAATCTATCCCGGCCTGGTTGTATGCGGAATGGCCGTCAACTCGGCTTACGGCCTGCCGAGAATGGGCCCCATTTTTGGGGCAATGTTCTTGAGCGGGGAAAAAGCCGCGCAGATCGCGCACGAAAAACTGGGGCAGATTGAAAAAGAACAGGTAAAAGCAAAAAAATAA
- a CDS encoding TIGR00270 family protein, translating into MQCEICGKSFSTGKKVELDGTLMFACEDCAGFGKAKEDIRPIVREKPRQNPNAGRHGTAGQAFAPAPKTLDTQFDFGLDLAPDFGRKIRHAREKQGMTIEELGLKAYVPASEIRRIESQSLKPNDLLIKKLESCLGISLKEKSAGKSAPEGKTATAQPAKNALLGGSTHAFTLGDMIKRKSEEKQQSEK; encoded by the coding sequence ATGCAATGCGAAATCTGCGGCAAAAGCTTTTCAACCGGAAAAAAAGTCGAACTTGACGGAACGCTAATGTTCGCGTGCGAAGACTGCGCCGGCTTCGGCAAGGCAAAAGAGGACATAAGGCCGATTGTGCGGGAAAAGCCGAGGCAAAACCCGAATGCCGGCAGGCATGGCACGGCCGGACAGGCATTTGCGCCCGCGCCAAAAACCCTTGACACGCAATTCGATTTTGGCCTCGATTTGGCACCGGATTTCGGCCGGAAAATCCGGCACGCAAGGGAAAAGCAGGGCATGACAATCGAAGAGCTTGGCCTGAAAGCCTACGTTCCGGCATCCGAAATCAGGCGCATCGAATCGCAGTCACTGAAACCCAATGATTTGCTCATAAAAAAGCTTGAATCGTGCCTCGGCATTTCTCTTAAGGAAAAAAGTGCCGGCAAAAGCGCGCCGGAAGGAAAAACCGCTACAGCACAGCCGGCAAAAAATGCCTTGCTGGGCGGGTCAACGCACGCTTTCACTCTTGGCGACATGATAAAAAGGAAGTCAGAGGAAAAACAGCAAAGTGAAAAGTGA
- a CDS encoding site-2 protease family protein, with product MADLFLLFSAFLAFALITTWLLKRFAGAQTFYVASLVRTTKLLHLLDKPLFLGKWLDRLCDLGFVLGFGALAVDYLHGRKRKPWQRAGIFVVSSAILFIFFETVFAAVLSNPFIAGEQRLLSVFFALSGFAGFTIASLAAYAVFIISNSLAGQAVCPGIAPIIPGVDIPKVPISVPLHAWISFFIILAVHEGMHGVLAKRFKVKIKSAGLLLLGLLPIGAFVEPDEEKLKKIKHQNAIRIFSAGPTANLLSVLAIIIAANLVVAFVFMPFIFPQAQKIRNSISAGVFVGEVEKEISFCGKKYSSPASGILDGGMQIVAVNGVKVKTLAELVPKLQEKAANTFTVLDAQGNVSEKTVVPNELGAMGFAVEEKQKENAVVPQWYKAYSEIVSFLASFFVWLAILSVLVGIVNFLPVEPFDGGKIAKLLLLPYFSFAKMPEEDTKKLIGRILAWLVFSLLAINALPFILPF from the coding sequence ATGGCCGACCTTTTTTTGCTGTTCTCCGCATTCCTCGCCTTCGCGCTCATCACGACCTGGCTGCTGAAAAGGTTTGCCGGCGCGCAGACTTTTTACGTCGCCTCTCTTGTCCGGACGACCAAACTTTTGCATCTGCTTGACAAGCCGCTGTTTCTCGGAAAATGGCTCGACAGGCTCTGCGACCTCGGTTTTGTTCTGGGCTTCGGGGCGCTTGCCGTGGATTACCTGCATGGCAGGAAAAGAAAACCGTGGCAGCGCGCCGGCATCTTCGTTGTTTCATCCGCAATCCTGTTCATTTTTTTTGAAACTGTTTTTGCGGCAGTTCTCTCAAACCCATTCATTGCCGGTGAACAGCGCCTGCTGTCGGTTTTCTTCGCGCTGTCCGGCTTTGCGGGTTTCACTATTGCCTCGCTTGCGGCATACGCGGTTTTCATAATCTCGAATTCGCTGGCAGGCCAGGCGGTCTGCCCCGGCATCGCGCCGATCATTCCGGGCGTTGACATTCCAAAAGTGCCGATTTCCGTGCCCCTGCACGCGTGGATATCGTTTTTCATCATTCTCGCGGTGCATGAGGGAATGCACGGCGTTCTGGCAAAAAGGTTCAAGGTCAAAATAAAGAGCGCGGGCCTGCTTTTGCTCGGCCTGCTTCCCATCGGGGCGTTCGTCGAACCAGACGAGGAAAAGCTCAAAAAAATAAAGCACCAGAATGCCATAAGGATTTTCAGCGCAGGCCCGACAGCAAACCTGCTGTCCGTACTGGCAATAATAATCGCAGCCAACCTGGTTGTTGCATTCGTGTTCATGCCGTTCATTTTCCCGCAGGCGCAGAAAATCAGGAACAGCATTTCCGCAGGCGTTTTTGTGGGGGAAGTCGAAAAGGAAATCAGCTTCTGCGGAAAAAAATATTCCAGCCCGGCCAGCGGAATACTTGACGGGGGAATGCAGATAGTTGCCGTCAACGGCGTCAAAGTCAAAACCCTTGCGGAACTCGTGCCAAAACTGCAGGAAAAAGCAGCAAACACTTTCACTGTCTTGGACGCGCAGGGCAATGTTTCCGAAAAAACCGTTGTCCCGAACGAACTCGGCGCAATGGGCTTTGCCGTCGAGGAAAAACAGAAGGAAAACGCCGTTGTGCCGCAATGGTACAAGGCGTACTCCGAAATTGTTTCGTTCCTGGCAAGCTTTTTCGTGTGGCTGGCCATTTTGAGCGTTCTTGTCGGCATAGTCAACTTCCTGCCGGTTGAGCCCTTTGACGGCGGAAAAATAGCAAAGCTTTTGCTCCTGCCATATTTTTCATTCGCAAAAATGCCGGAAGAGGACACGAAAAAGCTGATTGGCAGGATACTTGCATGGCTGGTTTTCAGCCTGCTCGCGATAAACGCTTTGCCGTTCATACTGCCGTTTTAA
- the eno gene encoding phosphopyruvate hydratase — protein MVSKILSVHARQVLDSRGNPTVEAEVKTEKGVFSAIVPSGASTGSFEALELRDGGKSFGGKSVLKAVENVNKKICPKTLGMNPENQREIDNFLLGIDGTENKSSLGANAILSVSLACARAGAASKGIALFEHLGSIAGNKKFCLPVPQLNVLNGGKHAGLEQDIQEQMFFPSGAKSFSEALQMSVESYHCLGKILKKKFGAQATLLGDEGGFVPPVKSVQERLDFMLEAVSQAGYGGKIEIALDSAASEFFDGSAYHLYGKKYSAGELADFYAGLCKTYPVVSIEDGLAEQDWPGWKELNSKLGKKIQIVGDDLLVTNTTRIERAIEEKSCNALLLKVNQIGTLSESIDASKLASGSGWNVVVSHRSGETEDSFISDLVVGLGCGQSKFGGPARSDRNAKYNQLLRIEDCLGKNAVFGKK, from the coding sequence ATGGTGTCAAAGATTTTGTCGGTTCATGCAAGGCAGGTTCTGGATTCAAGGGGCAATCCAACTGTAGAAGCGGAAGTCAAAACAGAAAAAGGCGTTTTTTCTGCAATCGTGCCGAGCGGCGCGTCGACAGGCTCGTTCGAGGCGCTTGAATTGAGGGATGGGGGAAAAAGTTTCGGCGGCAAGTCCGTACTGAAAGCCGTTGAAAACGTCAACAAAAAAATCTGCCCGAAAACTCTGGGCATGAACCCGGAAAACCAGCGGGAAATCGACAATTTTCTGCTCGGCATCGACGGCACGGAAAACAAGTCAAGCCTCGGCGCGAATGCAATCCTTTCGGTTTCGCTTGCCTGCGCAAGGGCCGGCGCAGCGTCAAAGGGAATTGCGCTTTTCGAGCATTTGGGAAGCATTGCGGGCAACAAAAAATTCTGCCTGCCCGTGCCGCAGCTTAATGTCCTCAACGGCGGAAAGCACGCCGGCCTGGAACAGGACATACAGGAACAGATGTTTTTCCCATCCGGCGCGAAAAGCTTTTCAGAGGCGCTGCAGATGTCGGTTGAAAGCTACCATTGCCTTGGAAAAATTTTGAAAAAAAAGTTCGGCGCCCAGGCCACGCTTCTAGGCGACGAAGGGGGCTTTGTTCCGCCTGTTAAGTCTGTTCAGGAAAGGCTGGACTTCATGCTTGAAGCGGTCAGCCAGGCCGGCTATGGCGGCAAAATTGAAATTGCGCTTGATTCCGCGGCATCGGAATTCTTCGACGGTTCCGCGTACCATCTCTACGGCAAAAAATATTCCGCGGGCGAGCTTGCGGACTTTTATGCAGGGCTTTGCAAAACTTATCCTGTTGTTTCCATCGAGGATGGCCTGGCCGAGCAGGATTGGCCGGGATGGAAGGAATTGAATTCAAAGCTTGGCAAAAAAATTCAAATCGTCGGTGACGATTTGCTTGTGACGAATACAACGCGCATTGAGCGCGCCATTGAAGAAAAATCGTGCAACGCACTGCTTTTGAAGGTCAACCAGATTGGAACGCTCAGCGAAAGCATTGACGCATCAAAGCTTGCTTCCGGCAGCGGCTGGAACGTCGTTGTTTCCCACAGGTCCGGCGAAACCGAGGATTCATTCATTTCAGATCTGGTTGTAGGTTTGGGCTGCGGGCAAAGCAAGTTCGGCGGCCCGGCCAGAAGCGACCGCAACGCGAAATACAACCAGCTGCTGCGCATAGAGGACTGCCTCGGCAAAAACGCGGTTTTCGGTAAAAAGTAG